In one window of Juglans regia cultivar Chandler chromosome 3, Walnut 2.0, whole genome shotgun sequence DNA:
- the LOC108990915 gene encoding general transcription factor IIE subunit 1 isoform X1, which produces MSVEPFNRLVKLAARAFYDDITTKGDNQPKTGRSDNRGIAVVVLDALTRRQWVREEDLAKDLKLHSKQLRRTLRFFEEEKLVTRDHRRETAKGAKIFSAAVAATVDGQQTAKEGEEKIKLHTHSYCCLDYAQIYDVVRYRLQRMKKKLKDELENKNTVQEYICPTCAKRYTALDALRLISLDDEYFHCESCNGELVAESDKIAAQEGGEGDDNARRRRREKLKDMLQKMEVQLKPLIEQLSRVKDLPVPEFGTLQAWEVRARAAGRAANGDSSGIDPSRSSLGLGYGGSSLPFVGDTKVEVDLSGAEGKGEVIKSENESSLKVLPPWMIKEGMNLTKEQRGEAKQESKMDGSSASLEFTDDKKSLIENDDKKNIQDEYVKAYYAALLKKQQEIEEAAKKHDLSNAHSLNGLSSMSSSRQVGMKSKRDEDEGDDDVEWEEAPVASNANENYKVDLNIQADASGDDEDDDIDWEEG; this is translated from the exons ATGAGCGTCGAACCTTTCAACAG GTTAGTGAAACTGGCGGCGAGGGCGTTCTACGATGACATAACGACGAAAGGGGATAATCAACCCAAAACAGGTCGGAGTGACAACAGAGGCATTGCTGTCGTGGTTCTCGATGCCCTCACTAG ACGACAATGGGTAAGGGAAGAAGATTTGGCCAAGGACTTGAAATTGCATTCAAAGCAGCTTCGTCGAACCCTGCGATTCTTCGAGGAAGAAAAGCTAGTTACTCGAGATCATAGGAGAGAG ACAGCTAAAGGTGCGAAGATATTTAGTGCTGCTGTAGCTGCCACAGTTGATGGTCAACAGACAGCAAAAGAGGGTGAGGAAAAGATTAAGCTGCACACTCACTCGTACTGCTGTCTAGATTATGCTCag ATTTATGATGTAGTTAGGTACCGATTGCAGCGAATGAAGAAAAAACTGAAAGATGAATTGGAGAACAAGAACACAGTTCAGGAGTACATATGCCCTACCTGTGCGAAAAG GTATACTGCATTGGATGCATTGCGGTTGATCTCTttggatgatgaatattttcattgtgaaagttgtaatgggGAACTTGTGGCTGAGAGTGACAAGATAGCTGCGCAAGAGGGGGGAGAGGGAGATGACAATGCGAGGAGGCGAAGgcgtgaaaaattaaaagacatGCTTCAAAAGATGGAG GTACAGCTTAAGCCATTAATAGAACAACTCAGTAGAGTAAAAGACTTGCCTGTTCCTGAATTTGGCACTCTTCAAGCATGGGAAGTTCGAGCAAGGGCTGCTGGGCGTGCAGCAAATGGTGATTCCAGTGGCATTGATCCTTCTAGATCTTCTCTGGGGCTGGGTTATGGTGGATCATCATTGCCTTTTGTTGGTGACACCAAG GTTGAGGTTGATTTATCTGGGGCTGAAGGCAAGGGAGAAGttattaaatctgaaaatgagagTAGTCTGAAAGTCTTGCCACCATGGATGATCAAGGAAGGAATGAACCTTACAAAGGAGCAGCGAGGAGAGGCCAAACAGGAGTCAAAGATGGATGGCAGTTCAGCTTCACTAGAATTCACAGATGACAAGAAGTCACTTATTGAGAATgatgataagaaaaatatacag GATGAGTATGTCAAGGCTTACTATGCTGCTTTACTCAAGAAACAGCAAGAGATAGAAGAAGCTGCTAAGAAACATGATTTGTCAAATGCTCACTCCTTAAATGGTCTCTCTAGCATGTCTTCTAGTCGCCAAGTTGGAATGAAGTCGAAACGTGATGAGGATGAGGGAGATGAtgatgtggaatgggaagaggcTCCAGTTGCTA
- the LOC108990915 gene encoding general transcription factor IIE subunit 1 isoform X2 produces the protein MSVEPFNRLVKLAARAFYDDITTKGDNQPKTGRSDNRGIAVVVLDALTRRQWVREEDLAKDLKLHSKQLRRTLRFFEEEKLVTRDHRRETAKGAKIFSAAVAATVDGQQTAKEGEEKIKLHTHSYCCLDYAQRMKKKLKDELENKNTVQEYICPTCAKRYTALDALRLISLDDEYFHCESCNGELVAESDKIAAQEGGEGDDNARRRRREKLKDMLQKMEVQLKPLIEQLSRVKDLPVPEFGTLQAWEVRARAAGRAANGDSSGIDPSRSSLGLGYGGSSLPFVGDTKVEVDLSGAEGKGEVIKSENESSLKVLPPWMIKEGMNLTKEQRGEAKQESKMDGSSASLEFTDDKKSLIENDDKKNIQDEYVKAYYAALLKKQQEIEEAAKKHDLSNAHSLNGLSSMSSSRQVGMKSKRDEDEGDDDVEWEEAPVASNANENYKVDLNIQADASGDDEDDDIDWEEG, from the exons ATGAGCGTCGAACCTTTCAACAG GTTAGTGAAACTGGCGGCGAGGGCGTTCTACGATGACATAACGACGAAAGGGGATAATCAACCCAAAACAGGTCGGAGTGACAACAGAGGCATTGCTGTCGTGGTTCTCGATGCCCTCACTAG ACGACAATGGGTAAGGGAAGAAGATTTGGCCAAGGACTTGAAATTGCATTCAAAGCAGCTTCGTCGAACCCTGCGATTCTTCGAGGAAGAAAAGCTAGTTACTCGAGATCATAGGAGAGAG ACAGCTAAAGGTGCGAAGATATTTAGTGCTGCTGTAGCTGCCACAGTTGATGGTCAACAGACAGCAAAAGAGGGTGAGGAAAAGATTAAGCTGCACACTCACTCGTACTGCTGTCTAGATTATGCTCag CGAATGAAGAAAAAACTGAAAGATGAATTGGAGAACAAGAACACAGTTCAGGAGTACATATGCCCTACCTGTGCGAAAAG GTATACTGCATTGGATGCATTGCGGTTGATCTCTttggatgatgaatattttcattgtgaaagttgtaatgggGAACTTGTGGCTGAGAGTGACAAGATAGCTGCGCAAGAGGGGGGAGAGGGAGATGACAATGCGAGGAGGCGAAGgcgtgaaaaattaaaagacatGCTTCAAAAGATGGAG GTACAGCTTAAGCCATTAATAGAACAACTCAGTAGAGTAAAAGACTTGCCTGTTCCTGAATTTGGCACTCTTCAAGCATGGGAAGTTCGAGCAAGGGCTGCTGGGCGTGCAGCAAATGGTGATTCCAGTGGCATTGATCCTTCTAGATCTTCTCTGGGGCTGGGTTATGGTGGATCATCATTGCCTTTTGTTGGTGACACCAAG GTTGAGGTTGATTTATCTGGGGCTGAAGGCAAGGGAGAAGttattaaatctgaaaatgagagTAGTCTGAAAGTCTTGCCACCATGGATGATCAAGGAAGGAATGAACCTTACAAAGGAGCAGCGAGGAGAGGCCAAACAGGAGTCAAAGATGGATGGCAGTTCAGCTTCACTAGAATTCACAGATGACAAGAAGTCACTTATTGAGAATgatgataagaaaaatatacag GATGAGTATGTCAAGGCTTACTATGCTGCTTTACTCAAGAAACAGCAAGAGATAGAAGAAGCTGCTAAGAAACATGATTTGTCAAATGCTCACTCCTTAAATGGTCTCTCTAGCATGTCTTCTAGTCGCCAAGTTGGAATGAAGTCGAAACGTGATGAGGATGAGGGAGATGAtgatgtggaatgggaagaggcTCCAGTTGCTA